In Chromobacterium rhizoryzae, one genomic interval encodes:
- a CDS encoding phosphatidylinositol-specific phospholipase C, whose amino-acid sequence MKTLFAALSLSLAASSPAVLAHAHSAYSHDSNFSYRHPKWMGLLDDGLTVSQLSLPGTHDTMSRYGGDSVATQTLPLRTQLDAGVRAFDIRLRSIANSFAIHHGPVFQQAMFGDVLNDMSAFLRSNPSETLFVRVKEEHTPENSSMSFEQIFESYYNRYSGYIAIPTGNNPSLREVRGKIVFLQNFSSGKRYGISYGAYNIQDQYSVSTNWDLYSKWEKIKAHLNQANTGPRGNGYINYLTASGGSFPYFIASGHSNPATGAPRLATGLTTPGWKNSYPDFPRVNCFIGICTIAFEGSNVLTQEYIQRQRPAYAGMVMADFPGPGLIDTLIQLNLKTCKRWNAGDRATLGDIYRYDNPYSKTVDYFRSRKSGGYWYFPTNQSSNGDWEYLGRASACRD is encoded by the coding sequence ATGAAAACTCTTTTCGCCGCGCTTTCGCTCAGCCTGGCCGCAAGCAGTCCGGCCGTCCTCGCCCATGCCCATTCGGCTTATTCCCACGACAGCAACTTCAGCTACCGCCATCCCAAGTGGATGGGCCTGCTGGACGATGGCCTCACGGTCAGCCAGCTGTCGCTGCCCGGCACTCACGACACCATGAGCCGCTACGGCGGCGACAGCGTCGCCACCCAGACCCTGCCCTTGCGCACCCAGCTGGATGCCGGCGTGCGCGCTTTCGATATCCGCCTGCGCTCCATCGCCAACAGTTTCGCCATCCATCACGGCCCGGTGTTCCAACAAGCGATGTTCGGCGATGTGCTCAACGACATGAGCGCCTTCCTGCGCTCCAACCCCAGCGAAACCCTCTTCGTCCGGGTCAAGGAAGAACACACGCCGGAAAACAGCTCAATGTCCTTTGAGCAGATTTTCGAGTCCTACTACAATCGCTACAGCGGCTACATCGCCATTCCCACCGGCAACAATCCCAGCTTGCGCGAAGTGCGCGGTAAGATCGTGTTCTTGCAGAATTTCTCCAGCGGCAAGCGTTACGGCATTTCCTACGGTGCTTACAACATCCAGGACCAGTACAGCGTTTCCACCAACTGGGATTTGTACAGCAAATGGGAAAAGATCAAGGCTCACCTGAACCAAGCCAATACGGGACCGCGCGGCAACGGCTACATCAATTATCTGACCGCCTCCGGCGGCTCCTTCCCCTATTTCATCGCCAGCGGCCATTCCAATCCAGCCACCGGCGCGCCGCGGCTGGCCACTGGCCTGACAACCCCGGGCTGGAAAAACAGTTATCCTGATTTTCCGCGCGTCAATTGCTTCATCGGCATCTGCACCATCGCCTTTGAAGGCAGCAATGTGCTGACCCAGGAATACATCCAGCGCCAGCGCCCGGCTTACGCGGGCATGGTGATGGCCGATTTCCCGGGGCCGGGGCTGATAGACACACTGATCCAGCTCAATCTGAAAACCTGTAAGCGCTGGAACGCGGGCGACCGCGCCACCCTGGGCGACATCTACCGCTACGACAACCCCTACTCCAAGACGGTGGACTATTTCCGCAGCCGCAAGAGCGGCGGCTATTGGTATTTCCCCACCAATCAGTCCAGCAACGGCGACTGGGAATACCTGGGCCGCGCCAGCGCCTGCCGCGATTGA
- a CDS encoding MFS transporter — translation MSLRSKLTLVYLLGFALDLINMFIASVAYPDIGRGLGASLAQLAWVGNAYMLGLTLVIPLSAWLAGAYGERRVLLGSLALFLAGAALAGAAPSIEALIGWRALQGLGGGLLIPVGQAMVYRHYPPALRARLTALIMGVALIVPALSPALGGLIVDVLSWRWVLLASVPLALLTLWLAARWLPEDRTPARRGALDLSGLALLAVGMASLLLGLTWLGESGHLAWGLAALLLAAAALAGYARAAAGKAEPALKLTLLRGRLLRTAMLVYLFVPGVFMGVSLAAMLYLQEVLKLSAAAAGGLMLPWALASALAISLTRGRFNHGGPKPLLLLGMLFQSAGIVALALGASAPGPLIAAYALMGFGGSLCSSAAQSAAFLDIAEAELRQASALWNINRQFSFGLGVAVISLLLNALTHYSGALAATAQVYQACFFIAAGLTLAPAVFVLRIHTPTVLALLRPSH, via the coding sequence ATGTCGCTTCGTTCGAAACTGACCCTGGTGTACCTGCTCGGCTTTGCGCTGGACCTGATCAATATGTTCATCGCCAGCGTCGCCTATCCGGACATCGGCCGCGGCCTGGGCGCGTCGCTGGCGCAGCTGGCCTGGGTGGGCAACGCCTATATGCTGGGCCTGACCCTGGTGATCCCGCTCAGCGCGTGGCTGGCCGGCGCTTACGGCGAGCGGCGGGTGCTGCTGGGATCGCTGGCGCTGTTTCTCGCCGGGGCCGCGCTGGCGGGCGCGGCCCCGTCCATCGAAGCCCTGATAGGCTGGCGTGCCTTGCAGGGCCTGGGCGGTGGCCTGCTGATCCCGGTGGGCCAGGCCATGGTTTACCGGCATTATCCGCCGGCGCTCCGCGCCCGGCTCACCGCCCTGATCATGGGCGTGGCGCTGATCGTGCCGGCGCTGTCGCCGGCGCTGGGCGGGCTGATCGTGGACGTCTTGTCCTGGCGTTGGGTCTTGCTGGCCAGCGTGCCGCTGGCCCTGCTGACGCTATGGCTGGCGGCGCGCTGGCTGCCGGAAGACCGGACCCCGGCGCGGCGCGGCGCGCTGGACCTGTCCGGCCTGGCCTTGCTGGCCGTCGGGATGGCTTCGCTGCTGCTGGGCTTGACCTGGCTGGGCGAAAGCGGCCATCTGGCGTGGGGACTCGCCGCGCTGTTATTGGCCGCCGCCGCGCTGGCCGGCTACGCGCGGGCGGCCGCAGGCAAGGCCGAGCCGGCGCTGAAGCTGACGCTGTTGCGCGGGCGCCTGCTGCGTACCGCCATGTTGGTGTATCTGTTCGTCCCCGGCGTGTTCATGGGCGTCAGCCTGGCGGCCATGCTCTATCTGCAAGAGGTGCTCAAGCTGAGCGCCGCCGCCGCCGGCGGCCTGATGCTGCCCTGGGCGCTGGCCTCCGCGCTGGCGATCAGCCTGACCCGCGGCCGCTTCAACCATGGCGGCCCCAAGCCCCTGCTGCTGCTGGGCATGCTGTTCCAGAGCGCCGGCATCGTTGCGCTGGCCCTGGGCGCCAGCGCGCCGGGGCCGCTGATCGCCGCTTACGCCCTGATGGGCTTCGGCGGCAGCCTGTGCAGCAGCGCGGCGCAGAGCGCGGCCTTCCTGGATATCGCCGAGGCCGAACTGCGGCAGGCCAGCGCGCTGTGGAACATCAACCGCCAGTTCAGTTTCGGCCTGGGCGTGGCCGTGATCAGCCTGCTGCTGAACGCGCTGACTCATTACAGCGGCGCGCTAGCGGCCACCGCCCAGGTCTACCAAGCCTGTTTCTTCATCGCCGCCGGCCTGACCCTGGCGCCGGCGGTTTTCGTGCTGCGCATCCACACCCCGACGGTGCTGGCCCTGCTGCGGCCCAGCCACTAA
- a CDS encoding LysR family transcriptional regulator yields the protein MVSLDRFETFKAVADAGSFTSAAAALGQTRAVVSFNIKRLEQEIGVALLIRNTRSLALTDAGARFYQRCADMLEQARLAIDDARAEHGELSGALRVTATLEYGLARIAPAIERFALRHPALQLQLSTSSLHADLIAERFDVAIRLGRLPETDLHAVPLAQFDIFPVAAPALLAQRPDGDVRDLATLSRLPWLGHSRLKHAQPWLVDTPDGGQEAWRQHGQPRLSSDSASILRAYALAGLGVALLPDWLVKADLQAGRLCRLLPDHGFPQQGIHALYPRTRHVPAKVRAFIDFLRERETAD from the coding sequence GTGGTCAGTCTGGATCGTTTTGAAACCTTCAAGGCCGTGGCGGACGCCGGCTCCTTCACCTCCGCCGCCGCCGCGCTGGGGCAGACCCGCGCCGTGGTCAGCTTCAACATCAAGCGCCTGGAGCAGGAAATCGGCGTTGCGCTCTTGATCCGCAATACCCGCAGCCTGGCGCTGACGGACGCTGGCGCGCGTTTTTACCAGCGCTGCGCCGACATGCTGGAGCAGGCGCGGCTGGCGATAGACGACGCCCGCGCCGAACACGGCGAGCTCAGCGGCGCGCTGCGCGTCACCGCCACGCTGGAATACGGCCTGGCCAGGATAGCCCCGGCGATCGAGCGCTTCGCCCTGCGCCACCCGGCGCTGCAACTGCAGTTGTCCACCTCCTCGCTGCACGCCGATCTGATCGCCGAACGCTTCGACGTCGCCATTCGCCTGGGCCGCCTGCCGGAAACCGATCTGCACGCGGTGCCGCTGGCCCAGTTCGATATTTTCCCGGTGGCGGCGCCGGCCCTGCTGGCGCAGCGGCCGGACGGGGACGTCCGCGACCTGGCCACGCTGAGCCGGCTGCCCTGGCTGGGACACAGCCGGCTCAAGCACGCCCAGCCTTGGCTGGTGGACACGCCGGACGGCGGCCAAGAAGCCTGGCGCCAGCATGGCCAGCCGCGGCTGAGTTCGGACAGCGCGTCCATTCTGCGCGCCTACGCGCTGGCCGGCCTAGGCGTGGCCCTGCTGCCGGACTGGCTGGTCAAGGCCGATCTGCAAGCCGGCCGGCTTTGCCGGCTGCTGCCCGATCACGGCTTCCCGCAGCAAGGAATCCACGCGCTCTACCCGCGCACCCGCCATGTGCCGGCCAAGGTGCGGGCCTTCATCGATTTTTTGCGCGAGCGCGAGACGGCGGACTAG
- the frdD gene encoding fumarate reductase subunit FrdD has translation MKPELKRSHAPIFWGLFGAGGMLAALFGPMLVFITGIAAPLGWLPDGAADYATLQALAQSLIGKALLFGLIALLLWHAAHRIYHSLHDVGVRGGPLAKACTYGVAALGTLAAAGLLLAVGF, from the coding sequence ATGAAACCGGAACTGAAACGCTCTCACGCGCCCATTTTCTGGGGCTTGTTCGGCGCAGGCGGCATGCTGGCCGCCTTGTTCGGCCCCATGCTGGTGTTCATCACCGGCATCGCCGCGCCGCTGGGCTGGCTGCCGGACGGCGCCGCCGATTACGCCACGCTGCAGGCGCTGGCGCAAAGCCTGATCGGCAAGGCGCTGCTGTTCGGCCTGATCGCCCTGCTGTTGTGGCACGCGGCGCACCGCATCTACCACAGCCTGCACGATGTCGGCGTCCGCGGCGGGCCGCTGGCCAAGGCCTGCACCTATGGGGTGGCGGCGCTGGGCACGCTGGCGGCGGCGGGGCTGTTGCTGGCGGTGGGCTTCTGA
- a CDS encoding fumarate reductase subunit C: protein MSKRKPYVRPMEGWWRKNPYFIEYMVHEGTALFVAGYALTLLCGLWRLSQGEAAWNGFISALQSAPALLLHAAALAMIAYHSYTWFKIMPRTLPPLTLAGRRVSALAITAGGLAAAAVCSAALLMLVWGMTA from the coding sequence ATGAGCAAGCGCAAACCGTATGTCCGGCCAATGGAGGGCTGGTGGCGCAAGAACCCTTACTTCATCGAGTACATGGTGCACGAAGGCACGGCGCTCTTCGTCGCCGGCTACGCGCTGACCCTGCTGTGCGGGCTGTGGCGGCTGAGCCAGGGGGAGGCGGCCTGGAACGGCTTCATCTCCGCCTTGCAAAGCGCGCCGGCCTTGCTGCTGCACGCGGCGGCGCTGGCCATGATCGCCTACCACAGCTACACCTGGTTCAAGATCATGCCGCGCACATTGCCGCCGCTGACGCTGGCCGGGCGGCGGGTGTCCGCGCTGGCCATCACCGCCGGCGGCCTGGCCGCCGCCGCGGTGTGCAGCGCCGCGCTCTTGATGCTGGTATGGGGGATGACGGCATGA